One Candidatus Binatia bacterium genomic window carries:
- the nadD gene encoding nicotinate-nucleotide adenylyltransferase, with protein sequence MRRAGRRRVGILGGSFDPVHLGHLILAEAALEHLRLDRLLLMPAGRPAHKRRRALAPAEDRVAMLRLAARSNPRLEVSTLEAGGAGVTFTVRTLEALAAAEPADYFFLMGEDSLREFGTWREPGRILELARLAVARREGTPRAPLRGALRRHVVFVPMPGIELSSSAIRRRVARGASVRYWVPDAVLTYMDRHGLYRSRRTRRT encoded by the coding sequence GTGAGACGCGCCGGACGGCGTCGCGTCGGCATCCTCGGCGGCTCCTTCGATCCCGTCCACCTCGGACACCTGATCCTGGCCGAAGCCGCCCTGGAGCATCTTCGCCTCGACCGCCTCCTGCTCATGCCCGCCGGCCGCCCCGCGCACAAGCGCCGCCGGGCGCTGGCCCCCGCCGAGGACCGGGTCGCGATGCTCCGGCTGGCCGCGCGCTCGAATCCGCGCCTCGAGGTCTCGACCCTGGAGGCGGGGGGCGCCGGCGTCACGTTCACGGTGCGCACGCTGGAGGCGCTCGCCGCCGCCGAGCCCGCCGACTACTTCTTCCTGATGGGGGAGGACAGCCTGCGCGAGTTCGGCACCTGGCGCGAGCCGGGCCGCATCCTCGAGCTCGCCCGTCTCGCCGTGGCGCGCCGGGAGGGGACGCCGCGCGCCCCGCTCCGCGGGGCGCTCCGGCGTCACGTGGTCTTCGTGCCGATGCCCGGCATCGAGCTCTCCTCGTCCGCGATCCGGCGGCGCGTCGCGCGGGGGGCGAGCGTGCGATACTGGGTGCCGGACGCGGTGCTGACCTACATGGACCGACATGGACTCTACCGAAGCCGGCGAACGCGCCGGACGTAG
- a CDS encoding tetratricopeptide repeat protein: MSLAARQHQVLGRDYFDRGQYADAIREIEEALALVPDFPDLHNQLGLALGMSGERERSVAAFRRALELNPQYLEARLNLAIVYNELGRYEEALEEFAVERPRDPDHENLSPDVRTFLADSHVLLGDTYRDLGMPVDATQEYRKALKLAPQFLDVKNKLGTVYCGMGLYADAEAELRSALAQNPRYVDARTTLGLVYYRSGKRHRAREEWERCLTERDGDVRSRAYLEMLEREEGADPLPS; encoded by the coding sequence ATGAGTCTGGCGGCCAGGCAGCACCAGGTGCTCGGGCGGGACTACTTCGACCGCGGCCAGTACGCCGATGCGATCCGCGAGATCGAGGAGGCGCTCGCGCTGGTGCCCGATTTCCCGGATCTGCACAATCAGCTCGGGCTGGCGCTGGGCATGAGCGGCGAGCGGGAGCGCTCGGTCGCGGCGTTCCGCCGCGCGCTCGAGCTGAATCCCCAATACCTGGAGGCGCGGCTGAATCTGGCGATCGTCTACAACGAGCTGGGGCGCTATGAAGAGGCGCTCGAGGAGTTCGCGGTGGAGCGTCCGCGCGATCCCGATCACGAGAACCTCTCGCCGGACGTGCGCACCTTCCTCGCCGATTCGCACGTGCTGCTGGGCGACACCTACCGCGATCTCGGAATGCCCGTCGACGCGACGCAGGAGTACCGGAAAGCGCTCAAGCTGGCGCCGCAGTTCCTGGACGTGAAGAACAAGCTGGGCACGGTGTACTGCGGCATGGGGCTCTACGCCGATGCCGAGGCCGAGCTCCGCTCCGCGCTCGCCCAGAATCCGCGCTACGTCGACGCGCGCACGACCCTGGGACTGGTCTACTACCGCTCGGGCAAGCGGCATCGCGCCCGCGAGGAGTGGGAGCGCTGTCTCACCGAGCGCGACGGGGACGTCCGCTCGCGGGCCTACCTCGAGATGCTGGAGCGCGAAGAGGGCGCGGACCCGCTCCCTTCATGA
- the bamD gene encoding outer membrane protein assembly factor BamD, with translation MIRRARFRLRRAAPFLALLLSVFGCGAAALQERSGGTASFDSGKSAYDRGDWVQAQLDLKAYVEQYPGTDRTDDALYYLGLAYFKSKDYALASTQFDRLTRDFPQSPFQPDALFYLARCDDLDSRPAPLDQTETQRAIDRYKQFLDVYPDHAHAAEARQRTQALRDRLAEKRFRNGRLYAKLKQPQAAAINLRELIDDYPESRWAGDAAVLLADVLVKLGRKDEAIAALRRVPPSATGEVKSRAADQLRELGSSATP, from the coding sequence ATGATCCGGCGCGCACGCTTTCGGCTCCGGCGCGCGGCGCCGTTCTTGGCGCTTCTCCTGTCCGTATTCGGCTGCGGCGCCGCGGCGCTCCAGGAGCGAAGCGGCGGCACGGCCAGCTTCGACTCGGGGAAGTCCGCCTACGACCGCGGGGACTGGGTCCAGGCGCAGCTCGACCTCAAGGCCTACGTCGAGCAGTATCCCGGCACCGACCGCACCGACGACGCGCTCTACTACCTGGGGCTCGCCTACTTCAAATCCAAGGACTACGCGCTCGCTTCGACGCAGTTCGACCGGCTGACGCGCGACTTCCCGCAGTCTCCCTTCCAGCCCGACGCCCTGTTCTACCTGGCCCGGTGCGACGACCTGGACTCGCGGCCCGCGCCGCTCGACCAGACCGAGACGCAGCGGGCGATCGACCGCTACAAGCAGTTCCTCGACGTCTATCCCGACCACGCGCACGCGGCCGAAGCGCGGCAGCGCACGCAGGCGCTGCGCGACCGCCTGGCGGAGAAGCGGTTCCGGAACGGCCGGCTCTACGCCAAGCTGAAGCAGCCGCAGGCCGCCGCCATCAACCTCCGCGAGCTGATCGACGACTATCCCGAGTCGCGCTGGGCGGGCGACGCGGCGGTGCTCCTCGCGGACGTGCTGGTGAAGCTGGGCCGGAAGGACGAGGCGATCGCGGCTCTGCGGAGGGTTCCGCCGTCGGCCACCGGCGAGGTCAAGTCGCGCGCGGCCGACCAGCTCCGGGAGCTGGGCTCCTCCGCCACCCCGTGA